Proteins found in one Oryza glaberrima chromosome 4, OglaRS2, whole genome shotgun sequence genomic segment:
- the LOC127770669 gene encoding protein argonaute 4B, producing the protein MDAHDGEADELPPPPPVPANVVPIKVDDVESEVPANKPAKPKRFPMARPGLGRKGQPIQLLANHYKVSVKSSEEYFFHYNVILKYEDDRPVDGKGVGRKVIDKLQQTYRSELSSKDFAYDGEKSLFTIGALPQVTNEFTVVLEDVSTGKTAANGSPGGNDSPGGSDRKRVRRPYQTKTFKVELCFAAKIPMNAIAQAIKGQESENSQEALRVLDIILRQHSAKQGCLLVRQSFFHNNPNNFVDLGGGVMGCRGFHSSFRGTQSGLSLNIDVSTTMIVKPGPVIDFLLANQKVDHPDRIDWQKAKRALKNLRIRTTPVNSEFKIIGLSDRNCNEQMFSLRQRNGNNGDVDEVEVTVYDYFVKNKGIELRYSGNLPCINVGKPKRPTYFPIELCSLIPLQRYTKALSTLQRSSLVEKSRQKPQERMSVLNDALRRSNYDSDPMLRASGISIAQNFTQVEGRVLQPPKLKAGNGEDIFPRNGRWNFNNKKLIQTCSVDKWAVVNFSARCDVRNLIRDLIRNASAKGIQMAEPFDVFEESPSLRRAPVSRRVDDMFEQIKSKLPGAPKFLLCLLPERKNCEVYGPWKRKCLAEFGIVTQCLAPQRVNDQYLLNLLLKINAKLGGINSLLQIEASPSIPLVSKTPTIILGMDVSHGQPGQSDRPSIAAVVSSRQWPLISKYRASVHTQSPKLEMMSSLFKPRGTEDDGLIRESLIDFYTSSGKRKPDHVIVFRDGVSESQFTQVINIELDQIIEACKFLDEKWSPKFTVIVAQKNHHTKFFQSGSPDNVPPGTVVDKQVCHPRNYDFYMCAHAGMIGTTRPTHYHVLHDEIGFSPDDLQELVHSLSYVYQRSTTAISVVAPICYAHLAAAQVGTFLKFEDMSDASSSQGGHTSVGSVPVPELPRLHEKVRSSMFFC; encoded by the exons ATGGACGCTCATGATGGTGAGGCCGATgagttgccgccgcctcctcccgtaCCTGCAAATGTGGTGCCTATTAAAGTTGATGACGTTGAGAGCGAGGTGCCAGCAAACAAACCAGCAAAACCTAAGCGGTTTCCAATGGCCAGGCCTGGTTTAGGGAGAAAAGGACAGCCAATCCAGCTCTTGGCGAATCATTACAAAGTTTCTGTCAAGAGTAGTGAAGAATATTTCTTCCACTACAAT GTTATTCTGAAGTATGAGGATGATCGACCGGTTGATGGGAAAGGGGTAGGTCGAAAGGTGATTGATAAACTGCAGCAAACCTACCGTTCTGAGCTTTCAAGCAAGGACTTTGCCTATGATGGTGAAAAGAGCCTGTTTACAATTGGTGCTCTTCCACAAGTAACTAATGAGTTCACAGTGGTGTTGGAGGATGTTTCAACTGGAAA GACTGCTGCCAATGGAAGCCCTGGAGGTAATGACAGCCCTGGAGGTAGTGACAGGAAGAGAGTTAGGAGACCATACCAGACCAAGACTTTCAAAGTGGAGCTGTGCTTTGCAGCAAAGATCCCTATGAATGCAATTGCTCAGGCCATAAAAGGTCAAGAATCAGAGAACTCCCAAGAAGCTCTCAGAGTTCTTGATATAATATTAAGGCAGCACTCTGCTAAACA GGGCTGCCTTTTAGTACGCCAGTCATTTTTCCACAACAATCCTAATAACTTTGTTGACCTGGGTGGTGGTGTGATGGGCTGTCGAGGATTCCATTCAAGTTTCCGTGGCACACAGAGTGGACTTTCTCTGAATATCG ATGTTTCGACAACTATGATTGTTAAACCTGGTCCTGTTATCGATTTTCTTCTTGCCAACCAGAAAGTTGATCACCCTGACAGAATTGATTGGCAAAAG GCCAAGCGTGCTCTCAAGAACTTGAGGATAAGAACCACCCCTGTGAATTCCGAATTCAAGATCATTGGTTTGAGTGACAGAAATTGCAACGAACAGAT GTTTTCGTTGAGGCAGAGGAATGGGAACAATGgggatgttgatgaagttgaaGTTACAGTCTATGATTACTTTGTGAAAAACAAAGGCATAGAGCTGCGCTATTCTGGCAATCTTCCTTGCATAAATGTGGGGAAACCAAAGCGTCCAACTTATTTTCCAATAGAG CTATGCTCTCTTATTCCACTACAAAGATACACCAAAGCTTTGTCAACACTGCAAAGGTCCTCCCTTGTTGAGAAATCCAGACAGAAGCCCCAGGAAAGAATGTCAGTCCTTAATGAT GCACTTCGACGTAGTAACTATGATTCTGATCCCATGTTGAGGGCATCTGGCATTTCAATTGCCCAAAATTTTACTCAAGTTGAAGGAAGGGTCCTGCAACCCCCAAAG CTGAAAGCTGGCAATGGTGAAGATATATTCCCACGCAATGGTCGGTGGAACTTCAACAATAAG AAACTGATTCAGACCTGTTCTGTCGATAAGTGGGCAGTAGTTAATTTCTCTGCACGCTGTGATGTGCGAAATCTTATCCGGGACCTCATAAGAAATGCATCTGCGAAGGGGATT CAAATGGCCGAACCTTTTGATGTGTTTGAAGAGAGCCCCTCATTGAGGCGAGCACCTGTATCAAGAAGAGTAGATGATATGTTTGAACAGATAAAATCGAAACTTCCTGGAGCTCCGAAATTCCTCTTGTGCCTTCTTCCTGAGAGGAAAAATTGTGAAGTTTATG GTCCTTGGAAGAGGAAGTGTCTTGCTGAATTCGGTATTGTCACACAATGCCTTGCTCCACAAAGAGTCAATGATCAGTACCTACTCAATTTGCTATTGAAGATAAATGCCAAG CttggtggaataaactcattgCTGCAAATTGAAGCATCCCCTTCAATACCTCTTGTATCGAAGACACCTACCATCATCTTAGGTATGGATGTGTCACACGGTCAACCAGGACAATCTGATAGACCTTCCATTGCTGCG GTGGTTAGCTCTCGCCAATGGCCTCTCATCTCTAAATACAGAGCATCGGTGCACACTCAGTCACCTAAGCTAGAAATGATGTCTTCCTTGTTTAAGCCACGAGGAACTGAAGATGATGGCCTCATTCG GGAATCGCTGATTGACTTCTACACTAGTTCTGGAAAACGGAAACCGGATCATGTTATTGTTTTCAG GGATGGAGTTAGTGAAAGCCAGTTTACTCAGGTCATTAACATTGAGCTTGATCAGATCATTGAG GCATGCAAATTTCTCGATGAGAAGTGGTCACCAAAGTTCACAGTGATTGTTGCTCAGAAGAATCATCATACCAAATTTTTTCAGTCTGGATCTCCAGATAATGTTCCGCCAG GTACTGTTGTGGACAAACAAGTGTGCCATCCAAGGAATTATGACTTCTACATGTGTGCTCATGCTGGAATGATT GGAACGACGAGGCCAACACATTATCATGTTCTGCACGATGAGATAGGTTTCTCCCCTGATGATCTGCAGGAGCTAGTGCACTCACTCTCTTATGT GTATCAGAGAAGCACAACAGCCATATCAGTTG TTGCTCCGATTTGCTATGCCCATCTTGCTGCTGCTCAGGTGGGCACATTCCTCAAGTTCGAAGATATGTCGGACGCGTCGTCCAGCCAAGGAGGTCATACGTCTGTCGGAAGTGTACCGGTGCCTGAGCTGCCTCGCCTCCATGAGAAAGTGAGGAGCTCCATGTTTTTCTGCTGA